Part of the Halobacteriovoraceae bacterium genome is shown below.
TAAATTGCGGTCCATTATTTGATTCTTTGAATTTAGCATACCCCACGCCAAGAAAGACATCGTAATACAAAATCGCATTAAAGGTGTTGATTTTTGAATAAAATGGAGACCAAAGAAACATTGCTCCAAAATAATTATCGACGAGTCTTCTAAAAGGTGTCGATCCTGCGCCTCCATTATTTCTGACAAGTGCTGCGGTTTCGTTTTCTTTAGCACTTTGTTTAGAGTATAACATTTCAAATCCATAATTTTCAGTTGCAAAATACCCAAGCCTTCCTTGTAAAACTGTAGTATCAACAAATGCTCCATTTGTAGTTAGTCCTCCTCCGACATGAACATGTATTTTTTTTTGCTTGAGAAATTTCCTATTTTGTAAAACGTACACCTCTTTATCTTGATCTAACCAACCAAAGTCATAGACAGAATCTAAAGCAGCATAGAGCTGAGATATTGGAAATAGTAAGATAATGAATAATTTTGACATATTCTCCCTGCTTTTTTTTGCTCAAGATAGAGCTTCTCCCTAATTAATTCTAACATGAAGAAATTAGGTCGCAAGGGAGCAAGGTTGGCAAATATTTCTATATCCGCAAGAAGCACAAAAAGTTTGATCCATTTCATCAAGATTTGACAGTCTTTTCCA
Proteins encoded:
- a CDS encoding outer membrane beta-barrel domain-containing protein, whose amino-acid sequence is MSKLFIILLFPISQLYAALDSVYDFGWLDQDKEVYVLQNRKFLKQKKIHVHVGGGLTTNGAFVDTTVLQGRLGYFATENYGFEMLYSKQSAKENETAALVRNNGGAGSTPFRRLVDNYFGAMFLWSPFYSKINTFNAILYYDVFLGVGYAKFKESNNGPQFRNDLFNESVSETHNSFLWQITLQFYVTELINLRLDLATNHFRADKASDTSVQIWDSNYDFTASMGIHF